gtttaacatcaactctatgtgtaactaatttacttaatggggctagattgaagccctagttatgtttggttaatatttcaatattggcacctttgtgatgatcttgttgtgctatttaacttgattaatacctgtttgcatgaattcctcatatgtgtgtgcctgatcaacatatgcatgtggtatggactagttagttagatcaatttggatgaccgagtcctgggtttaacacaagtaacaaaagaatgcacaccgcgattcttgggttaattatGACTGTTGGTATAGACAATGTTTTGTACAACATCCCAGGGCGTGGGGATGGGCATCAGTCAAGATGCAGACCTGAGGTCTCAGGTGGAGGTTGCGAAATTCAAGTCATGGTGGAGATTGTTGCGGCTTGAtggaattcaagtcaaggtggagattgttggaataTGCCCTGAATTAATCAAGCCATGAATCCCACATGGGTCAAATGGTTGGTGGAGTTTGGCAACCAAAATGTCAAAGGAATAgtgcatggttgttgcaccaaccaagaCGTCAAAGGAATATtgcatggttgttgcaccaagCAAGACGTCAAAGGAATCTCgcatggttgttgcaccaaccaagaCATCAAAGGAATAGTGTATGGTTGTTGCACTAACCATGGACTTTCATGTTTCTCACGAACCCTTCTGCTCCCATATAAGGAGGTATGCAAAAGAGAGGAAATTATCTCTAAATCCCTTAGAagagatcccaaaagaacttcTTCAATGtgaggaagagagaagagagctagGGAGGGGATGGGGCAAGAGAGTGAGTGTTTTTTGTCCTTTAACTCAATTATCACTTGTATTGAGATTAGCGAGTGAGGCTTTTTTTTGGTGTAAAGTGTATTTGGGTGGTATGAACATGTACTGTGAGTTTTAAGAATTTGCTCATAGCGAAACTCTCTTGTTGGTGGATGTAGGCTAGGTTTTGGgacgaaccacgtaaactctttgtgtacatgtgtgattgatgtgtgttctcgtgtattttctcttcaaacttGTCTTTCACATAAAGGGttggtgggaaattggttgccaatttATTATCAATTTCCTAACAATTATTTCATATGCTCTCTTGATATTGCAGGGTACTGGTAGAAGGCTTGACAATACAGAGAATGTGTCATTGTATTATATCTCTAATTCCAGTAGTGTTAAGATGACGAGCTATGTATTTCCTTGAGTTTTGGTTTGACAGGAACGAGAAAATCATGTGCTTCATTATGGTTATAAATTTTGTtgctgatttgtttttttttttaaggaaaaattttgttgcttattaAAAGCATGTTTTAAACTGATTCCTAGACAATATGTTTTCACATATCTTGAGTAGATTCTTTTTTCAGCCAACAGCTGTTATCACTGGGAGTTGGTTTGATTTGCTGACAACGGCTGTTATCAAAGGTGGCAACTTATTTTGTACTTGCTGCTTTGATAAAATGCTCCGTCAATTAACGCTATTAATGCTAAAacaccacccaaaaaaaataaaataaaataaattaaccaatttttttaggGGGGCCTGATTCTCTTCAGAGAAACTATAACCAGCAATTTGCATAGGTATCATTTGCAGGGGTGTTTTGTCGTTAATTATTATCATCCCAAAAGCCGCAAATCAAATGGTAGTTCTCTAGAGACCTGACATAACAATTTGTAAGGAAAACTCATCCAAAGATCCacaaaaaatttatccaccAATGAGTCAGTCATAGAGGTAGGGATGCTCATATTCTATATTAAGTTGTTACAAAAAGCACAAAGTGAGCAGTGTAGCACAACAAACTCGATTTATAAACCCAAAGGAAGAACAAACACAAAGCCCACACTAtagaaactaaaacaaaaatccccCCCTTCGAACTGACACACTCCTACCAACACGTAAAGGACCAAAATATTACATTTACAAACAAAACTAAATTAGTCCACTTCCTCCATCTCGCTCTCCTCTGCAGCATCCTCCTACAAAGCAAGCATGTCAGTATCGTCACTACCAGTCTCTTCCTCACAATGCTGAGACCGAGCTTCAACATCCTACGGATTCTAGCAGCAAATGTGTTGGGTTCATCAAGGCTGAAACTGGAGGTCACGAGGGTCGTCTTGAAGAGCAGCAACAAGAGATCCTTGACCGATTTGTCATTCTTGTCAGCCTCAGCTCTTCCATAATGCCATTGTCAGGGTTAATCTCCATAGTCATGAGACTACAATTCAGCTCAACTTAATATATCCCAACAAGCTAGAAACCCGAAACAATCTGCAAAATAAAAGCTCAAAATATGCTATGCGGCTTGAATGGAATACACAATACTCAGACATTAATATGCTATGCTTACATCATTAacttcatttgaaaaaaaaaaaaaaaaacaaatgcagaCATAACATATTATTACACAAATGTGAAAGGTGCATGCTCATTTGAACAGTTCTGCCTCCGCCTTCACATTACTAGAGTCATTACCTAAATACACATCATAAGAGTGGTATAATTACCAGTAACAAACAAATTGAAGTCCATTCAAAACATCCAAGAAGAGTTAAATTACCATGtttagagcattctcagcagactccctataagggagtcggttccctatgtgtagggaatatgtctaaaaaatcacaaaaagcgTCCCACAGCAAACTCCCTAAATGAGCCTCAACCATGAGGATCGTTACAGTAAAACCCAAAGTAttgggttccactattgcaatccttatgattattaaaataaaaaaaataaaaataaaaagtttctctctcttctctacacactcctctctcctctcatgtctcacaattttctctcatctctcctcttatatatataatataattaaaaaaataaatattttaatgatataatgaatgattaagggaagctattgtaaTGTATTTTGATATAGGGAAGTTAAAAGTAGTTTAAATTCTTCAATGTAAgaaaaatgacgaggaagctACTGAGAATGATCTTTGACTTTTCTAAACATTCAAATTTAGGCTAAAAGGTTTTCATTTTGCCcaataaaaatagaaactacCCTCCACTCAATTTACATAGCAATGTTCTTTTGATAATAGTCGAGTTGAGATTTTTCTTATTCAagcttttggttttttgatgaataataggAAGTGGCAGGTCGGTTCCACAGATTTATGGGTTTAATTCTTTAGCACCTCAGAGTCCGAATTTTCTAATCCCATCCtctattcttttcctttcttcggTTTTCTGAGTAACCAAATTCACATGACGCcaacaataaaacaacatactacaacaaagttaaaaaaaaaaaaaacaaaatttttttataaaaatgaagcAAATGCGACCGGTAAGgaaatcacaaaaaaatcaaacaaaaatcaaactcaGAAAAATCCATCATTCAAATTCCGTCAGAACAGTAAGGAAATCACAAAATTAGAACAAACCCATAATCGGTtacccaaagaaaaacaaaaaagaaccaaaaattcttacccattttcgaaatcaaacaaaaaaatcaccaaTTGTAGATAAACAGACAAACCTGTAATGAGCACAAGGTATCATAACAACACACCGAAACAAATCCATTTAGGAAACtaaatcacaaataaataaaaatctaatattACCTTATTCAACTCGGTGGGAATCGTTGGTGGTGGCATGGGTGGCGTTTAGTGGCGGCGACAGTGCTTGGTGTAGGCAGAGGCCGAAGGTGaggggagaggaggaggaggagcagcaTGCCAAACTCAAAGACCGGTGGTGGTGCGGATCACATTCGGCCGGACGGTGGGTGGCGGCAGTGCTTTGTGGTGGGCGAAGGCCAAACTTGGGTGAGGAGGGAGCAGCGAGGGAGAGGAGGGGAAGGAAAAGTTTTggggggaaaaaaatgaaaaatttgaaatccTAACCTGCTTTACTCTTCACAcgtgattttgaaattttttttttttctcttttctttttttaagctCATAACCGTGGTTCAGTTAACCACGCCAGCTCAACAAGATGCGGAATTGCGGATGATTTTCTTTCTGATGCGTTGCTACTAACCGTGGTTCAGTTAACCACGCCAGCTTAACAAGATGCGGAATTGCGGATGGTTTTCTTTCTGATACGTTGCTACTAACTGTGGTTCAGTTAACCACGCCAGCTCAGCAAGATGCGGAATTGCGGATGGTTTTCTTTCTGATACGTTGCTACTAACTGTGGTTCAGTTAACCACGCCATCTCAGCAAGATGAGGATTTCTGATGCGTTGCTACTCCATTGCAACTggtattcattaaaaaaaaaaaaggggaaacttcagaaaaccccccctgaagttccagccgatttgaaaaaccccccctgaatttccaaagcTCTCACTtagaccccctgaactttggttttctctcactttggaccccttttaacattaaactacgtcgttttggatgttttatacccattttacccttccccaaaactatgtcgttttgtgtcctaaaatcacaacacatatccagcccaaaacgacgtcgttttaagcataatttttttttttaattaaaaaaagtaaaatatatatatataaaaaaattaaaaataaaatttataaattttttctttttttaaaaaaataaaaattaatgcctaaaacgacgtcgttttaggctgggtaattttaggacacaaaacgacgtagttttggggaagggtaaaaagggtataaaacattcaaaacgacgtagtttaatgttaaaggggtccaaagtgagagaaaatggaagttcagagggcttaaatgagagttttgaaaattcagggagggtatttcaaatcggctggaacttcaggggggttttctgaagtttcccccaaaaaaaaactaatcgtTTTTCTGGGTAGTCATTTTCCCAACTGCTCTTTTCTGCCAGACTGCTCGTAGTTGAGCCGTCTCAAGTATACCTACTCAACTACAGGTTCAATTTTTTACTCTCTTTCTCTTACACAGCCAAAAGTTTATCTGATTGGGTATTCTTTTGCTTGATGTCATTATTGAGAATTTTAGTTTTAGGTCTTTAATTTTACATATGGGGTTTGATTTATGATTTGTGTTTGAGATGATgttgttttatatttgttatATGTACAAAGTGTTGTAAATTTAATGTTAATCAAATTTCCATGCTCTGCTTGCTTTCatgtgataattttttaatcaaaattttgtctttattaAGGTTTGTTGgaaatatttattttggaacaaaaaaactcatttcagATTTCGATTCCACCGAAAACTTCTCCGAAACCACCAATTTCAGCCAAAAACCACTCGAAACTTTGCAAATCTTCAAAAAGCCGAGTTTCTCCTTGAGATTAACGCGCGGGGTAAGCAAACTCTTCACCCAAATCTACTCATGATTTAgtttttagggttagggttggGGTTTGAGAtttagtgtgtgtgtgttttttcttttttttttttttttaatttttaaaataataaaatctgtgTTTCCTTCGAATTGCACCACGCCTAGATGATTTTGTTCGTTTGTGGACTTTGTATTGTTGATTAGGTAGGCACAAATTTATCCCCTATGCCCGATTCGAATTTTGGTTGTCATATTATTGAATTCCTTTTTGTTGGTTGTGGGAATGATAAGAACACACAAAGAactaggaaaataaaatagatacaATAGGATTGTTATTGCATTTTATGATGATCCTTTCCATGGCAATGTAATTAATTGGAGATTAGGGTTTGCTATTTGAGAATCATATTGTGGAAAGTGACTGTGGTGAATTTATTGCTTCCCTACTTATTTCTGGCCTAATTGATTGTTACCTAACATTCCCACCCCCTTAGGAAAATTGTATTTCAAAGACATTTGTTCATTTTTAAATTAGCTTTCAAATGATGttggtttcacctcaatccaacACTTGAGccaaaagttatggtcaaaacactgagatgtgtgcagaatGACTCTCAATCCGGGATTGATTCAAATCCAAGTTTTTTCTCCAATTAATGAAATTCCAGTTGGCTATTTTCGTTTATTGATTAGGTTTAATCACATCCAATAGGTCTTCTAGTTTTGGTTGGGTTCAACCCACTCGAGTTAGATTCCACTCTGAACCTGATGTACAGTTATAAGGTGGATAtttggcaatttttttgttttgcttctgCAACTCCTTTCCAGTGTTCTACTCTTGTCCTTAAATATAAACTAGTACTTTAGCATGTTGGTCTTTTTAGTTAATTCTGTTTTGTTTCTATTCACTACAGCTACCTTTTAGTAGAGTTAAGCATTCAGAcctataaaacatatataatttataattagtaataaaataacataaatcgAAAACTAACAATGCACCTATGAGAgtaatttaaaatatgtttcATGCACAACATTTTTGTTTAGTTGCTGTTCATtgagactttttatttttggctaattattgttaattttataaGCATGAAAGGCTTTCTGTCTAGGGATGCTTATATGTTTGAATAGACTTGTCTATTTAGGTTTTTGGTTAGGACTTAgaaacataatctaaatttgcaatatATGCTAGggcagctatatatatatggtccgGATTTTTTTTAGAGCTGAATTTATGGAGtaatttttgcttaattttgtcTTAGTTtcttatcatttaatttttttttaatgatatccAACATGTCTTATTCTTtgttaattattgttaattttttaggtATGTACACTTTTGTGCCTTCCGATGTTTGTCTTCTCCGAGATTTTGTATACCCATTGGTTCGTCACGAACCAAATTTATTTCCTCATCCATTTGTTCACAAATTACATGATAAAAGTGACTTTCCCATCTATATCGATCATATCGATGTTATTTTCCAACCTTCAGACCAGAAGAAGCACTACTTTGTGATGCTAGAAGGGCCTCCAGTTGGTATAGAGAATTCGACATCATTCCTAGGAGAAAAAACGTATTGGAGGAAAAGTGACGAATGGGATATTTGTGAATCGGGATATACATATGGGGGGGCTACTATGTACACGTACATAAGTAATGAAAGTCCCAGGGATTGGTATATGACTATATATCACGTAAATCCACAGGAAGTGCTGAAATGTGGTCCGGTTGAATTGGGATTGCATCAAGTTGAGGTATAAATAGTTTGAGTTAATTATTAATAAATCAGATAATTGTTCATTATGGGTATAtttgtaattaaatttaattctgTCTTTATATAGTTGCGGTGGAAAGCTGTCAAGATTTCTCCAGTATATGTACACTTCAACCCTTTCATTCGGGTGCCCCTATCAATATTGCCACCACCATTATCAGCATCATCAGGTAATAAGGCACCACTGCATTGTTGGCTCGTAAGTGATTGTCTTGCTTCATAGCAACAACTGTATAATGTTTGCAAAAATTGTGGTTCGAAGTTAATTAATCACAGTTTTAAATTCAGCTACTGCATCTAATTCCACTGCTGTTTCCTTCTCTCCCTCATCCTCATTTCTTGATCCCTCCCTATCAATGTCTCCTCTTTCGATTAATAATGCTGCTCCATTAACTTGATGTGAATTCTCGGAGATTTTTATAGGTATAGCTGCTTCATTAATCTTGGTCTTGGGCTACTTGAAACCCATTGAGGTATCTCTGGTATGTTCTGAGTGGATAGTATCCTTCTCGGAGGTTACGGCAACTACTGTAGCGCTGATTGCCGCATTCTCCGTGATCATGGGCTGGGTGGTATCCTCGGAAACTACTCCCACAGGTGTTGTGGCATGATTTTCACCCATTTCGGCCCTGTCTGTGTAGAGCCCACCCTGCCCGGGTATCATCGGTCTAGTCTCCTCCTTAGAGAGCATCGCGCCATTTGTGAAGGTATCGGCCAGGTCTGTACATGTATATACCTCCTTGGAAACTCATTTGGCAGGTGCTTGGAGGTTATCTCTACTCAATGCGGCCATATCTGTTCCTGACCCACACTGCCCAGATGCGTCTGCTGCCCTGGAACTGCCTGCTTCCTCCTCATCATGCTGTAGAAGACTATCATTGGGTATTGACAAGTGGGAATTAGCTTGGTTGGAATGGTCGGCATGTTCTGGTCCAGAAGGCGAATCGCCGGAGCAACACTCCGGTGATCAAAATTGCCTCTTGGGTCCACGCCTGCGGGTGTAAGTTTTCTTGAATCTCATTGTGGGCTGCACCTTGGGTGGATTGTCCGCTGGGTTCCCACTTATTTTGGGCTGCACGTGTACATCCTCAATCTCCCCCATTTGGGCCGCTTCCAGTCTTCCAACAAGCTTCTGACCCAACTTAATATTATCTCCTTGAGTCCCCCATTCCATTATCTTTTCAATACAgctgtcaatatttttcttaaaagaaagcAGCATCTCCTTTCCGGCCTGAATATTAGAAAAAACAGGATTTCCTGGAGCAAGTTCAGGGACCTTGTCCTTAGAGCTTTCCTAGGTGGGTATGTCACGGGCAGCCTGTTTTCCCTGCCAAATCAGTCATTTTTTCCGTCGTACCCATAAGCCATGGCCGGAATCCTTCTCCCCATCACCACATCTGCGTATGATCCCAGCTCATGAACCCCCGATGACCCCGCTGGCAGCTTCCCCCTCTTCATCTCTTCCGCTTTACCTGCTGGTTGCTGCGCCGTCTGCGTACCTGCAGACGTTCCGCCTGCTCGTTGTTTGTCGAAATACAACTTCAGTTTCCCTAGTTGGACACGACATGCTTCCCAACCCTCCCCATCATCCCCCTCAGGGATGATCACAAAGCTTCTCCACCCTCAGTCTCCGTATTCCGATAGCTCCAAGAAGTTTCCATGAgcgttttttcttctttgcatCACATAGACGAAGCAGCCAAATCGGAACTTCCAGCTCTCACGTACTGTAGCATCTTTGGTCAGAAAGTCCCATGCACTCAGCAGCCAAAAGACTGTCGGCCATGCCATAATCACTGCCCGGGACACCCCTTTACTTCTTTCGACTAGTTGAACCCCGCCATTCACATCAGAACAAATCTTAAACGATTTAGTTTCCAAGTAAAAGAATCCCAAATACCCCATCTACTCTACTACGAGAAAATAATCAGCGGAATACCAAGAATACGTTTCAAAAAAATCCAATCTCACGCGCCGCCCCACTGGGGAGATGCAAAGAGAGAGAACCTTCCATCGAGTCTTCTGCCGCGTTTCTCCcatttaggattttttgttagaacaataatctaaatttgcttGGGTAGTTGTTTACATGGTCTGAATTTTTTCTATGGCTTCATTTTATGGAATAACTTTTGTTTAGTTTCATCTTGGTCgctttttattggatttttgttAAGTATCCATGAACTTGTCctttttttagttaattattgatcattttttttaggTATGTACGCATTTGCTCCTTCAGATATTTGTCTTCTTCGAGATTTTTTATACCCCTTGGTTCGTCATGAACGAAATTTGTTTCCTCATCCATTTGTTCACCAATTACACAGTCGAAGCGAATTGCCGCTTGATATAGATGAGGTCAGAAGGAGATTCCAAATTTTGGACCGTCGTTTCTGTGACAAGTACTACTTTGTGATGCCAGAAGGGCCTCCAACTGGTGAAAATAATGCCATAGAGATTGGAGGAACTAAaatgttttggaaaaattttcaGGAAACGTGGACTATCTTTAAACGTGGATTTGAATATGGGGATTTTACTGTGTATAGATACATACTTGGAGAAAGGGAGACCGATTGGTATATGGTTATATATCACGCAAATCTTTTGAGCGTACGAACATATGGCCCAGTTGAATTGGGATTGAATCAAGTTGAGGTATAAATTGTTGACtgaattattaataaataagaTAATTGTCATTATAGGTATATTTGTaattacatttctttttttttttttttttgttatagtCTTTTTGGGTAGCTATCaagattttttcaaatgatGCATCTATGTCGGTTTTCAATCCTGTGTCACTCCCTGGACCAGCACCACCAGGTATTGagtcaccaccaccaccactaccACCGTTGTCACCAACAGCATCAACAGGCAATAAGCGCAACTGTCACCACCCACCAGCACCATCAGGTAATAGACGCAATAAGCGCAACTGCTACTGTCCACGAGCATAATCAAGCAACAAGGCACCACTATTTTCAGttcattattgttaattttgtatACAAGAAAGGCTTTGTGCATAGAGTTGCTTTTAAGTGCGAACTTTTACTGGGATTGATTCTCGTGCAGTAGTTTTTGTTAGATTATAAAAACAAAGATGTTCAATTTGCACCTAGTTTTTGTTTAGTTGCTAGATGTTGggattgttttttgtttttgttttcggttaattattgttaattttgtaGGCAAGGCTTTCTATGCCTAGAGATGTTTATAAGTTTGAATAGTTTTGTCCATTTAGAACCATAATCTTAATTTGCAATATATGCTAGGGTAGCTATATATTTGGTCCAGATTTTTTCTTGGGCTGaattttatgagtaatttttgtttaatattatcTCAGTTGcctatcatttaatttttgtttaatgatATTCATGAACTTGTCTTATTCTTggttaattattgttaattgtttagGTATTTACACTTTTGTGGCTTCAGATATTTGCCTTCTCCCATATTTTGTATACCCCTTGGTTCGGCATGAATCAAATTTATTCTCGCCCATTTGTTCACCAATTACATGATCAATGTCACACCCATTTATTAGCTTTTTCACAAGCACTAACCCtgtttttgaaaatgatttaCTGGGTGTCCTTGATCCGATCATCTCTGGTAGCGATAATTCCTTGCTTTGGTTCCATTCCTGAAGAACTCGAGATATTCCAAGCTATCCATGTTAGGCCCCAATAATCCCCTGGCCTTGATGGCATGAAtggtttattttataagacctaCTGGTTGGTGGTGAAGAAGAATGCCATCCACTTTGtccaagctttttttttagagatGGTTACCTTCTTAAGGAGATGATATACTTGTCATTCCCAAAATTCCCAACCCTTCGAGACTTACCCAGTATACACCTATAGGCCTCACAAACTTCAATTACAAAATCATCTCCAACATCCTTGCAAATAGACTAAAACCTCTCCTGCATAAGATACTCTGTCCAACTCAATCAACTTCATGATAATGCTattttggccccaagagatTTTCCACACTTCGAAGCAGAAAAATGGTTGAGGATGGCTGCTGGCAGAAAAATTGGTGGATTGCTGAAGGTCTAAATATGTGAAGAGTGAACCCTTTCTTGAAGCCCCTCTTACTTGGTTATGGAAAGGAATTTTGAAGTAAAGATTTTGTGGAAAAGGGTGCTTGTAGGGCTATCTCTTCAGGTCATAATCCCTTAGGTTCCAACCCCTAATCCGGCCCTGATTTACCCTCCGAATATGGTGATTTCTGGACCTTATCATTCTTGCCTCTAGAAGTTGGAATATCACTCTTCACCGTTTGTTTGATAAATCCACTGTGCAGCAGATTTTGAACCTCAATATTGCATAAAGTCCAAGCCTTTGATTGGTAAAAATGACTTATTACCGCTAGTCTTTGGAGCCTTAAACTCCAACACCGGCCGAAACATTTGTTATGGGAAATTGTGTGGAACATCTTGCCCACTGATTTTCTTTACGGCtgtaataaattttgttttatactgttttttgtttttttttttttaaatatgaaaaaatattgagaacAAACGAGATTTGGTTTTGAGTGGAGGTGGTAGTGGATTGTGGGACAAATTGTAATAACTTGTTGGATTTTATTGTAAAttcaataaatgattttttgtaaATGAATAGTTGTGTTACGTAtaaaatttttgattttgataagtTATGCTCTCACCTATCGTGCGACCAACTGCGATATATTATTGAAATTTATCGTTAATTCAATAAAGGGTTTCGGCATATTTAATACATGATGTATTTTTGCCCTCATTGCAACTTAGTATCAAACATGTATCAAACATATATTTTTGCCCTCATTGTATcaaacatgtacttaatgaaaactataaaagaaaaaaaaaatagtaagaataaagcttgaattctgattatcaaaatattaatagaaaattagtagaaaactctgatattgttgatgtgatacttattatatttcaatacaaataaaacccataaagttcaaatcatttcagaaaaatacgaagtaaa
Above is a genomic segment from Corylus avellana chromosome ca9, CavTom2PMs-1.0 containing:
- the LOC132162285 gene encoding uncharacterized protein LOC132162285, coding for MYTFVPSDVCLLRDFVYPLVRHEPNLFPHPFVHKLHDKSDFPIYIDHIDVIFQPSDQKKHYFVMLEGPPVGIENSTSFLGEKTYWRKSDEWDICESGYTYGGATMYTYISNESPRDWYMTIYHVNPQEVLKCGPVELGLHQVELRWKAVKISPVYVHFNPFIRVPLSILPPPLSASSGMYAFAPSDICLLRDFLYPLVRHERNLFPHPFVHQLHSRSELPLDIDEVRRRFQILDRRFCDKYYFVMPEGPPTGENNAIEIGGTKMFWKNFQETWTIFKRGFEYGDFTVYRYILGERETDWYMVIYHANLLSVRTYGPVELGLNQVESFWVAIKIFSNDASMSVFNPVSLPGPAPPGIESPPPPLPPLSPTASTGNKRNCHHPPAPSGNRRNKRNCYCPRA